One Sinorhizobium mexicanum genomic region harbors:
- a CDS encoding Fe(3+) ABC transporter substrate-binding protein has translation MRMSRAMIGALSVTATLFASTAPVWADGEVNIYSYRQPDLIQPLLDAFTKETGITTNVLFLDKGLVERIQAEGANSPADVILTVDISRLTEAKDAGVTQPVVNETINKDIPAHFRDPDGNWFGLTTRGRVVYASKERVAENDITYEELADPKWKGKICTRDGQHSYNIGLFASMVAHHGEAETEKWLTGLRNNLAKKPDGGDRDQAKAILAGECDLALGNTYYVGLMMTNEREPEQKEWAAAIKVLFPNSKDRGTHVNISGMALAKNAPNKDNALKLMEFLSEGEAQKIYAEQVFEYPVLAGAEPSEIVKSFGAIKPDTLPLADIAANRKKASELVDKVGFNDGPQD, from the coding sequence ATGCGCATGTCAAGAGCGATGATCGGGGCACTGTCGGTAACGGCGACGCTGTTCGCTTCGACCGCGCCCGTCTGGGCTGATGGCGAAGTCAACATCTATTCCTATCGCCAGCCGGATCTGATCCAGCCTCTGCTGGACGCCTTTACCAAGGAGACCGGCATCACCACCAATGTGCTCTTCCTCGACAAGGGCCTTGTCGAGCGCATTCAGGCGGAAGGCGCAAACTCTCCTGCCGACGTTATCCTGACCGTCGATATCAGCCGCCTCACCGAAGCGAAGGACGCCGGTGTCACGCAGCCGGTCGTCAACGAGACGATCAACAAGGATATTCCGGCGCATTTCCGCGACCCCGACGGCAACTGGTTCGGCCTGACGACGCGCGGTCGTGTCGTCTACGCCTCGAAGGAACGCGTGGCCGAGAACGACATCACCTACGAAGAGCTCGCCGATCCGAAGTGGAAGGGCAAGATCTGCACGCGTGACGGCCAGCACTCCTACAATATCGGTCTCTTCGCCTCGATGGTTGCCCATCACGGCGAAGCCGAAACGGAGAAGTGGCTGACCGGTCTCAGAAACAACCTCGCCAAGAAGCCAGATGGCGGCGATCGTGACCAGGCCAAGGCCATTCTTGCCGGCGAATGCGACCTCGCCCTTGGCAACACCTATTACGTCGGCCTCATGATGACCAACGAAAGGGAGCCCGAACAGAAGGAATGGGCGGCCGCCATCAAGGTCCTGTTCCCGAACAGCAAGGATCGCGGCACCCATGTCAACATCTCCGGCATGGCGCTCGCCAAGAACGCACCGAACAAGGATAACGCCCTCAAGCTGATGGAATTCCTGTCCGAAGGCGAAGCGCAGAAGATCTATGCGGAGCAGGTCTTCGAATACCCGGTGCTCGCGGGCGCCGAGCCTTCCGAAATCGTCAAGTCCTTCGGCGCGATCAAGCCGGATACGCTGCCGCTTGCCGACATCGCGGCCAACCGCAAGAAGGCGTCGGAACTGGTCGACAAGGTCGGTTTCAACGACGGCCCGCAGGATTGA
- a CDS encoding YjgN family protein — MPAYLDRRNNFGRSPAGGFQRLSFAGSASEYFGIWIVNILLTIVTLGIYSAWAKVRRNRYFYGNTVLLGRGFEYHAKGGQILIGRLIVFAYLIFYNVVLTVMPLAGLVIGLLFFLFVPWLLTRGLRFSARVTSYRNVRFDFVGRTGGAFVAFIVGPVLAALTLGILAPLASRWSYRYIGNNLRYGRKPFATDPGLGAIYKTWLPSAAMILLGFLIIGVIIAINITAMAPLIDDPDAISDELQASIGALTVLIYVLMFAVFGTASLFYRAGVRNVAWSATIFDGKHRLLSDLSRFRYTWIAVSNFVVTLVTLGLMRPWAAVRMATYVNEHTAVRFEGEVGEIFSAIEQEGSAVGAEFMDIEGFDFGF; from the coding sequence ATGCCGGCATATCTTGATCGTCGTAACAATTTCGGGCGCTCGCCAGCAGGCGGCTTCCAGCGCTTGTCCTTTGCCGGCAGCGCCAGCGAATATTTCGGGATCTGGATCGTCAATATCCTGCTGACGATTGTCACGCTCGGCATTTATTCGGCATGGGCGAAAGTTCGCCGCAACCGCTACTTCTACGGCAACACCGTGCTGCTCGGCCGCGGCTTCGAGTATCACGCCAAGGGGGGCCAGATCCTCATCGGTCGCTTGATCGTCTTCGCCTATCTGATCTTCTACAACGTCGTGCTCACCGTCATGCCGCTTGCCGGCTTGGTAATCGGCCTGCTGTTCTTCCTCTTCGTGCCATGGCTCCTTACCCGTGGTTTGCGTTTCAGCGCCCGGGTCACAAGCTACCGCAACGTGCGCTTCGACTTTGTCGGGCGGACCGGTGGGGCGTTCGTGGCGTTTATCGTCGGTCCGGTGCTTGCAGCGCTGACGCTCGGCATCCTTGCGCCACTGGCCAGTCGTTGGTCCTACCGCTACATCGGCAACAATCTCCGCTACGGGCGGAAGCCCTTTGCAACCGATCCAGGCCTTGGCGCGATCTACAAGACCTGGCTGCCGTCAGCGGCGATGATCCTTCTTGGGTTTCTGATCATCGGAGTTATCATCGCGATCAATATTACTGCAATGGCGCCATTGATCGACGACCCCGACGCAATTTCGGACGAGCTTCAGGCCTCGATTGGGGCGCTGACGGTGCTCATCTATGTTCTGATGTTCGCCGTCTTCGGGACAGCATCACTGTTTTACCGTGCGGGGGTGCGCAATGTCGCCTGGTCCGCCACGATCTTCGACGGCAAGCATCGCTTGTTGAGTGATCTCTCGCGGTTTCGCTACACTTGGATTGCCGTGTCGAACTTCGTCGTCACACTGGTCACCCTCGGCCTGATGCGGCCATGGGCGGCGGTTCGAATGGCCACCTACGTCAACGAGCACACGGCCGTCCGTTTCGAGGGCGAAGTTGGGGAGATCTTCTCGGCCATCGAGCAGGAGGGGTCTGCCGTCGGGGCGGAGTTCATGGATATTGAAGGCTTCGACTTTGGCTTCTGA
- a CDS encoding M48 family metallopeptidase, translating into MASDNPIIALGEWHPAGSSRSVPSSLAEAGERLTVHDDAGAELSSGKLSAVEISPRVGAVARRITFPDGSLFGTSDNDAIDGFLARKGRGREGIIHRMERFHPRLIAFVAAAILFGALIYRFALPALVEVAVAVTPPIVPRVMSSSTLEALDRTVLDQSELDEARRGKILDGFGDIAALSGVGGERYTLNFRKGGAIGPNAFALPDGTLILTDELVELAGDDTEMIVGVLAHEIGHVELKHSLRQIYRAAGVAALIMVIAGDIGSGAEDVLVQGGGLLSLSYSRSAEAAADRHSVELMVKSGRDPAAIARFFQLIETKLEDRSETSIFSTHPGTPERRKAILDLITELQARPR; encoded by the coding sequence TTGGCTTCTGACAATCCGATCATTGCGCTTGGCGAGTGGCATCCGGCCGGTTCGAGTCGCTCGGTGCCCTCGAGCCTCGCCGAGGCCGGAGAGCGCCTGACGGTCCACGATGATGCAGGCGCCGAACTCAGCAGCGGCAAGCTTTCGGCCGTCGAGATTTCGCCGCGGGTCGGCGCTGTCGCGCGGCGGATTACCTTCCCCGACGGATCACTCTTCGGGACAAGCGACAACGATGCGATCGATGGGTTCCTTGCGCGCAAGGGCCGGGGCAGGGAAGGGATCATCCACCGGATGGAGCGCTTTCATCCGCGCCTCATCGCCTTTGTCGCAGCTGCCATCCTCTTTGGCGCGTTGATCTATCGCTTCGCCTTGCCCGCCCTCGTCGAAGTCGCCGTTGCCGTGACACCACCCATCGTGCCGCGCGTCATGTCGTCGAGCACGCTCGAGGCCCTGGATCGGACAGTGCTCGACCAATCCGAGCTTGACGAGGCGCGGCGCGGCAAGATTCTCGATGGCTTCGGGGATATCGCAGCCTTGTCGGGCGTGGGAGGGGAGCGCTACACGCTTAACTTCCGCAAGGGCGGCGCCATCGGTCCCAACGCCTTTGCATTGCCGGACGGCACCCTGATCCTCACCGATGAACTGGTTGAACTGGCCGGCGACGACACGGAGATGATCGTCGGCGTGCTCGCGCATGAAATAGGGCATGTAGAGCTGAAGCACAGTCTCCGGCAGATCTATCGCGCCGCCGGCGTTGCCGCGCTGATCATGGTGATCGCCGGCGATATCGGCTCGGGCGCCGAGGACGTGCTCGTCCAGGGCGGCGGCCTGCTATCGCTTTCCTACTCGCGCTCTGCCGAAGCGGCAGCCGACCGGCATTCAGTCGAGCTGATGGTGAAGTCCGGTCGCGATCCGGCGGCGATCGCGCGTTTCTTCCAGCTTATCGAGACGAAGCTCGAAGATCGCTCCGAGACCAGCATATTTTCAACGCATCCGGGGACGCCCGAGCGGCGCAAAGCGATCCTGGATCTGATAACCGAGCTACAGGCGCGGCCGCGATAA